A region of Plantactinospora sp. BC1 DNA encodes the following proteins:
- the pstC gene encoding phosphate ABC transporter permease subunit PstC: protein MGDTPDRSANAGTGGPAVTIGHPGSAGAALSVDVPVTPAGRAPDGAGWRGGDGGGTGLGGGGALPRRRAFGAERLFQGFTMAAGTMVLVIIVAIAIFLIAKAVPALNANTVNFLTFEGWFPNEAEPRFGIGALAFGTVLTSVLALLLAVPVALGIALYLSHYAPRRIGTALGFLVDLLAAVPSVVFGLWGRDFFYSPVQEFSVWLNRYFGWIPIFGGEGPFGRSILLGSLVLAIMVLPIITSLSREVFRQTPTANEEAALALGATKWEMIRTAVLPYGRPGVIGATMLGLGRALGETIALAMTLGIVSSISFNIIENGGNTVAANIANAFGEANDVGRGALIASGLVLFSITLIVNITARAIIYRRREFTESAA, encoded by the coding sequence ATGGGCGACACCCCAGACCGCTCGGCCAACGCCGGCACCGGCGGACCCGCTGTGACCATCGGTCACCCCGGGTCCGCCGGTGCCGCGCTGTCGGTCGACGTACCAGTGACACCCGCGGGCCGCGCTCCGGACGGAGCCGGCTGGCGCGGCGGCGACGGCGGCGGCACCGGCCTGGGTGGCGGCGGTGCGCTGCCCCGGCGGCGGGCCTTCGGCGCCGAGCGCCTCTTCCAGGGCTTCACCATGGCCGCCGGGACGATGGTGCTGGTCATCATCGTGGCGATCGCGATCTTCCTGATCGCCAAGGCCGTACCGGCGCTGAACGCCAACACCGTCAACTTCCTCACCTTCGAGGGCTGGTTCCCCAACGAGGCGGAGCCGAGGTTCGGCATCGGCGCGCTGGCCTTCGGCACCGTACTCACCTCGGTGCTGGCGCTGCTGCTCGCCGTACCGGTAGCGCTCGGCATCGCGCTCTACCTGTCGCACTACGCGCCCCGCCGGATCGGCACCGCGCTGGGCTTCCTGGTCGACCTGCTGGCGGCGGTGCCGAGCGTCGTCTTCGGGCTTTGGGGGCGGGACTTCTTCTACAGCCCGGTCCAGGAGTTCTCGGTCTGGCTGAACAGGTACTTCGGCTGGATCCCGATCTTCGGCGGCGAGGGTCCGTTCGGCCGGTCGATCCTGCTCGGCTCGCTGGTACTGGCCATCATGGTGCTGCCGATCATCACCTCGCTCTCCCGCGAGGTGTTCCGGCAGACCCCGACCGCCAACGAGGAGGCCGCGCTCGCGCTCGGCGCCACCAAGTGGGAGATGATCCGCACGGCGGTGCTGCCGTACGGGCGCCCCGGCGTCATCGGCGCCACCATGCTCGGCCTGGGCCGGGCGCTCGGCGAGACCATCGCGCTGGCGATGACCCTCGGCATCGTCTCCAGCATCTCGTTCAACATCATCGAAAACGGCGGTAACACCGTCGCCGCCAACATCGCCAACGCGTTCGGCGAGGCCAACGACGTCGGCCGGGGCGCACTGATCGCCTCCGGTCTGGTGCTCTTCTCGATCACGCTGATCGTCAACATCACCGCGCGGGCCATCATCTACCGGCGCCGGGAGTTCACGGAGTCCGCCGCATGA
- the pstS gene encoding phosphate ABC transporter substrate-binding protein PstS: MKLQRHGTIACLALATALAVSACGSDNNEPTEASASGSAAAADCATGTINAQGSSAQKNAVDEWRKAYQQKCSGSTINYEPSGSGAGIQAFIAGTADFAGSDSALKEDEQPKADAKCPDGKAIHLPMVIGPVAVVYNVNGLDNLQLKPATLAKIFAGKVTKWDDAAIKADNPGATLPSTTIQTVHRSDESGTTDNFTDFLAKTAEADWTFGKGKAWKAPGGTGAAKSDGVASAVKQADGSISYVEMSYAENGGLKMAKIGNGAGEYAELTAESAGKTIAGAEVVGQGDDLKMKIDFNTKESGAYPIVLVTYEIVCSKGLAADKLALVKGFLGYAASTEGQADLTELGYAPLPESVRSKVEASVKALA, encoded by the coding sequence GTGAAGCTCCAGCGGCACGGCACCATTGCCTGCCTCGCTCTGGCCACGGCACTGGCAGTCAGCGCGTGCGGCTCGGACAATAACGAGCCCACCGAGGCATCGGCCTCCGGCTCCGCCGCGGCGGCCGACTGCGCCACGGGCACGATCAACGCCCAGGGTTCGTCGGCGCAGAAGAACGCGGTCGACGAGTGGCGCAAGGCGTACCAGCAGAAGTGCAGCGGCTCGACCATCAACTACGAGCCGAGCGGTTCCGGCGCGGGCATCCAGGCCTTCATCGCCGGTACCGCCGACTTCGCCGGCTCGGACTCGGCGCTCAAGGAGGACGAGCAGCCGAAGGCGGACGCCAAGTGCCCGGACGGCAAGGCGATCCACCTGCCGATGGTGATCGGCCCGGTCGCGGTCGTCTACAACGTCAACGGCCTGGACAACCTCCAGCTCAAGCCGGCCACCCTCGCCAAGATCTTCGCGGGCAAGGTCACCAAGTGGGACGACGCCGCGATCAAGGCCGACAACCCGGGTGCCACCCTGCCGTCGACCACGATCCAGACGGTGCACCGCTCGGACGAGTCGGGTACCACCGACAACTTCACCGACTTCCTGGCCAAGACCGCCGAGGCGGACTGGACCTTCGGCAAGGGCAAGGCGTGGAAGGCGCCGGGCGGCACCGGTGCGGCCAAGTCGGACGGCGTGGCCAGCGCGGTCAAGCAGGCCGACGGCAGCATCAGCTACGTCGAGATGTCGTACGCCGAGAACGGCGGCCTGAAGATGGCCAAGATCGGCAACGGGGCCGGCGAGTACGCCGAGCTGACCGCCGAGTCGGCCGGTAAGACCATCGCCGGTGCCGAGGTGGTCGGCCAGGGCGACGACCTCAAGATGAAGATCGACTTCAACACCAAGGAGTCCGGGGCGTACCCGATCGTCCTGGTGACCTACGAGATCGTCTGCTCCAAGGGCCTCGCCGCCGACAAGCTGGCGCTGGTCAAGGGCTTCCTCGGCTACGCCGCCAGCACCGAGGGGCAGGCCGACCTGACCGAGCTGGGCTACGCCCCGCTGCCGGAGTCGGTCCGCAGCAAGGTCGAGGCGTCGGTCAAGGCTCTCGCCTGA
- the mshD gene encoding mycothiol synthase, with protein MTMEQAADPRVTRLDRLAPDDVAAILALAGVAGAADGADPLSEHVTLRLRQAAGEGTATHLVVREPAGAVVGYANLEAPDGAAEVAAELVVHPMWRRRGLGRALVSTALAGVPETGALLVWAHSDHPSAAALALDLGLHRSRVLWQLRRSLRDPLPEPQLPDGVSLRAFRPGSDDEAWLEVNRRAFASHPEQGRWDLAELRLRLAEPWFDPAGFLLAVEESSGRLLGFHWTKVHGRTEAHGQAEAHGQAEAHGQAEAHGQAEAHGRAEAHGATARGDQPAGGAPIGEVYVLGVDPDSHGLGLGRALTLAGLHHLRDRGLTRVMLYVDESNTGAMALYTRLGFANWLRHVRYRSTPTSAQTPA; from the coding sequence ATGACCATGGAGCAGGCGGCGGACCCCCGGGTGACCCGGCTCGACCGGCTCGCGCCGGACGATGTCGCGGCGATACTGGCACTGGCCGGCGTCGCGGGGGCCGCCGACGGTGCCGACCCGCTCTCCGAACACGTGACGCTGCGGCTCCGGCAGGCCGCCGGGGAAGGCACCGCCACCCACCTCGTCGTCCGGGAACCCGCCGGGGCGGTGGTCGGGTACGCGAACCTGGAGGCGCCGGACGGGGCGGCCGAGGTCGCCGCCGAACTCGTCGTACACCCGATGTGGCGTCGCCGGGGACTCGGCCGGGCGCTGGTCTCGACGGCGCTGGCGGGCGTACCCGAAACCGGCGCGCTGCTGGTCTGGGCGCACAGCGACCATCCGTCGGCCGCCGCGCTCGCCCTCGACCTGGGGCTGCACCGTTCCCGGGTGCTCTGGCAACTGCGCCGTTCGCTGCGGGACCCGCTGCCCGAGCCCCAACTGCCGGACGGGGTCTCGCTGCGCGCGTTCCGGCCCGGCAGCGACGACGAGGCGTGGCTGGAGGTCAACCGGCGGGCCTTCGCCAGCCACCCCGAGCAGGGCCGCTGGGACCTGGCCGAGCTGCGGCTGCGGCTCGCCGAGCCGTGGTTCGACCCGGCCGGCTTCCTGCTCGCCGTCGAGGAGTCGTCGGGACGGCTGCTCGGCTTCCACTGGACGAAGGTGCACGGCCGGACGGAGGCACACGGCCAGGCTGAGGCGCACGGCCAGGCGGAGGCGCACGGCCAGGCGGAGGCGCACGGGCAGGCTGAGGCGCACGGCCGGGCTGAGGCGCACGGCGCGACGGCGCGGGGCGACCAGCCGGCGGGCGGCGCGCCGATCGGCGAGGTCTACGTGCTCGGCGTCGACCCGGACAGTCACGGGCTCGGGCTGGGCCGGGCGCTCACCCTGGCCGGCCTGCACCACCTGCGCGACCGGGGGCTGACCCGGGTGATGCTCTACGTCGACGAGTCCAACACCGGGGCGATGGCCCTCTACACCCGGCTCGGCTTCGCGAACTGGCTGCGGCACGTGCGGTACCGCTCGACGCCCACCTCGGCGCAGACCCCGGCCTGA
- a CDS encoding polysaccharide deacetylase family protein, producing MPTMSRTRMLTIATLVAVTVLGGAYALGHTLGRPGGPLAARPESRAQHQADGATDQHSADRAGGPAEGRADPGQTGGPTNRPADPALPAPSATVPPSGAAQPADPDRTRAHEPPRLPAEQDGPHGARISTGASYVALTFDDGPDPRYTPQILAALADYHVKATFCLVGENAQAHPELVRAIVAEGHTLCNHSWRHDIGLGSRPSASIRADLVRTNEAIRAAVPDARIDYFRQPGGAWTASVVAVARQLEMTSLHWAVDPQDWTRPGAGAIAARVSAGVRPGAIVLLHDAGGNRQGTLVALRWLLPDLARRYALAALPSGPPSAGTPSAGTPSPGEPPQGRAGGATPPAGRPAAGTPSAGQPVRS from the coding sequence ATGCCGACGATGTCCCGTACCCGGATGCTCACGATCGCGACGCTGGTCGCCGTCACCGTGCTCGGCGGCGCGTACGCGCTCGGCCACACCCTCGGCCGGCCCGGCGGGCCACTGGCGGCCCGGCCGGAGAGCCGCGCCCAGCACCAGGCCGACGGGGCGACCGACCAGCACTCCGCGGACCGGGCCGGCGGACCCGCCGAGGGACGGGCCGACCCGGGGCAGACCGGCGGGCCGACCAACCGGCCGGCGGACCCGGCGCTGCCGGCACCGTCCGCCACCGTCCCGCCCAGCGGCGCTGCGCAACCCGCCGATCCGGACCGAACCCGGGCGCACGAGCCGCCGAGGCTGCCAGCCGAGCAGGACGGGCCGCACGGCGCCCGGATCAGCACCGGCGCCAGCTACGTGGCGCTGACCTTCGACGACGGCCCCGATCCCCGGTACACCCCGCAGATCCTGGCGGCGCTGGCCGACTACCACGTCAAGGCGACCTTCTGCCTGGTCGGCGAGAACGCCCAGGCACATCCGGAACTGGTCCGGGCGATCGTGGCGGAGGGACACACCCTCTGCAACCACTCCTGGCGGCACGACATCGGATTGGGCAGCCGGCCCAGCGCCAGCATCCGGGCCGACCTGGTCCGCACCAACGAGGCGATCCGGGCCGCCGTACCCGACGCGCGGATCGACTATTTCCGGCAGCCCGGCGGGGCCTGGACCGCCTCAGTGGTCGCGGTGGCCCGGCAGTTGGAGATGACCTCCCTGCACTGGGCGGTGGACCCGCAGGACTGGACCCGCCCCGGCGCCGGGGCCATCGCGGCGCGGGTGAGTGCCGGCGTCCGCCCCGGGGCGATCGTGCTGCTGCACGACGCGGGCGGCAACCGGCAGGGCACCCTGGTCGCGCTCCGCTGGCTGCTGCCCGACCTCGCCCGGAGGTACGCCCTGGCGGCGCTGCCGAGCGGCCCACCGTCGGCCGGTACGCCGTCCGCCGGCACGCCCTCGCCCGGTGAGCCGCCGCAGGGTCGGGCGGGTGGCGCGACGCCCCCGGCCGGACGACCCGCGGCCGGTACCCCGTCGGCCGGGCAGCCGGTGCGGTCCTGA